One segment of Variovorax sp. PAMC28562 DNA contains the following:
- a CDS encoding MFS transporter yields MSTNALQRHQPDSRYAMLRLFVTLLIMTVGSCGMYVVSVVLPAIQSDFGVARAEASLPYTLLMIGFGLGGIVMGKLADRHGVMWPLLLGAVCVGVGFVASSFATGIVAFSVVQGVFVGLGSGAVFAPLVADTSLWFVKRRGMAVAVCASGNYLAGAVWPPIVQKFVEASGWRATYVGLGLFCGLAMAGLSLFMRTRPPANVMDAPPAAVAGRAGIDAAARPFGFSLGTAQGLLCVAGTACCVAMAMPQVHIVAYCTDLGFGAARGAQMLSLMLACGIVSRLVSGALCDRIGGLRTLLLGSMLQCVALFMFLPFDGMVPLFVVSAMFGLFQGGLVPSYAIIVREYFPPAEASARVGTVIGCTLLGMALGGWMSGKVFDLTGSYHAAFVNGIAWNLLNMSIAAMLLLRTRRLHGAVPAAV; encoded by the coding sequence ATGTCGACCAACGCCTTGCAACGTCATCAGCCCGATTCGCGATACGCGATGCTGCGGCTCTTCGTCACGCTGCTGATCATGACGGTCGGTAGTTGCGGCATGTATGTCGTGTCGGTGGTGTTGCCGGCAATCCAGTCCGACTTCGGCGTGGCGCGGGCCGAGGCCTCGCTGCCCTATACGCTGTTGATGATCGGCTTCGGTCTTGGCGGAATCGTCATGGGCAAGCTGGCCGACCGCCATGGCGTGATGTGGCCGCTGCTGCTGGGCGCAGTGTGCGTGGGTGTCGGCTTCGTGGCCTCCAGTTTCGCGACCGGTATCGTTGCTTTTTCTGTGGTGCAGGGAGTGTTCGTCGGGCTGGGCAGCGGTGCGGTGTTCGCGCCCCTGGTAGCCGACACCTCGTTGTGGTTCGTCAAGCGCCGCGGCATGGCGGTGGCCGTGTGCGCCAGCGGCAACTACCTCGCGGGGGCGGTGTGGCCGCCCATCGTGCAGAAGTTCGTGGAGGCCTCCGGTTGGCGAGCGACCTATGTGGGGCTGGGCCTGTTTTGCGGGCTGGCGATGGCGGGGCTGTCGCTGTTCATGCGAACGCGGCCACCGGCGAACGTCATGGATGCGCCGCCCGCGGCGGTTGCGGGCCGCGCTGGTATCGACGCGGCGGCCCGCCCCTTCGGCTTCAGCCTAGGGACGGCGCAAGGGTTGCTGTGCGTAGCTGGCACCGCCTGTTGCGTGGCAATGGCGATGCCGCAGGTTCACATCGTCGCCTACTGCACCGACCTCGGCTTCGGCGCTGCACGCGGGGCGCAAATGCTGTCGTTGATGCTCGCCTGCGGCATCGTGAGTCGCCTTGTCTCCGGTGCCCTCTGCGACCGCATCGGTGGCTTGCGCACGCTGTTGCTCGGATCGATGCTGCAATGCGTCGCGCTCTTCATGTTCCTGCCGTTCGACGGCATGGTGCCGCTCTTCGTGGTGTCGGCCATGTTCGGCTTGTTCCAGGGCGGCCTCGTTCCGTCGTACGCGATCATCGTGCGCGAATACTTTCCGCCGGCCGAGGCCAGCGCGCGCGTGGGCACCGTCATCGGCTGCACGTTGCTGGGCATGGCGCTCGGTGGCTGGATGTCGGGCAAGGTGTTCGATCTCACCGGCAGCTATCACGCGGCCTTTGTCAACGGCATCGCTTGGAACCTGCTCAACATGTCGATCGCCGCGATGCTCTTGCTGCGAACCCGTCGGTTGCACGGCGCTGTGCCCGCAGCCGTCTGA
- a CDS encoding MFS transporter — protein sequence MSSSATAVSSSTPTLRADAQLIGLVGLAHAVSHFSQLVLAPLFPWLKDAFNVSYTELGAVLTVFFVVSCLVQAASGFIVDKLGPRPVLFVGLGALALAAFGYAMATSYWMLLAFAVLGGIGNGVFHPVDYTLFNRKVAPTRLGHAYSVHGITGSLGWALAPAFVVPIAIAYSWRVALASAGVLAVVVLLVLWIYRSVLSLDVKTVQKATGHAGAAPIGGEFDFLRIPAVWMCFAFFFFYAAVISVVQTFAPVAAGHLHDVPVALVAVCLTVYMVASAAGMVFGGFLASDPTRCARIVGAGFGVAAALALVLAFGDFPGMLVPVIFGAMGFASGIAGPSRDLLVKRSTPPNATGRVYGVVYAGLDIGQALAPLVFGRLMDNGQYMSVIVGLAVVQGVLIASAFNVTRVRRTSLVSATA from the coding sequence ATGTCGTCTTCAGCCACAGCAGTTTCATCCTCGACACCCACCTTGCGTGCCGACGCCCAGTTGATCGGCCTTGTGGGCCTCGCGCATGCCGTCAGCCACTTCAGCCAGTTGGTGCTGGCGCCACTGTTTCCGTGGTTGAAAGATGCTTTCAACGTGAGTTATACCGAGTTGGGCGCGGTGTTGACCGTGTTCTTCGTGGTCTCTTGCCTGGTGCAGGCGGCGTCGGGATTCATCGTCGACAAGCTCGGCCCGCGTCCGGTGCTGTTCGTCGGACTCGGCGCGTTGGCGCTGGCGGCCTTTGGCTACGCGATGGCGACGAGCTACTGGATGCTGCTGGCCTTCGCGGTGCTGGGCGGCATCGGCAACGGTGTCTTTCATCCGGTCGACTACACGCTCTTCAACCGCAAGGTCGCGCCGACGCGGCTCGGCCATGCGTACAGCGTGCACGGCATCACTGGCAGTCTGGGCTGGGCGTTGGCGCCGGCCTTCGTGGTGCCGATCGCCATCGCGTATTCATGGCGCGTGGCATTGGCATCGGCCGGTGTACTCGCCGTGGTCGTGCTGCTGGTGCTTTGGATCTACCGCAGTGTGCTGTCGCTCGACGTCAAGACGGTGCAGAAAGCGACCGGGCATGCCGGCGCTGCGCCCATCGGCGGAGAGTTCGATTTCTTGCGCATTCCGGCGGTGTGGATGTGCTTCGCTTTCTTCTTTTTCTACGCCGCCGTCATCAGCGTGGTGCAGACCTTCGCGCCCGTCGCGGCCGGCCATCTGCACGACGTGCCGGTCGCCCTGGTCGCGGTTTGCCTGACGGTCTACATGGTTGCGAGTGCCGCGGGCATGGTGTTCGGCGGCTTTCTCGCGTCGGACCCGACACGCTGTGCGCGCATCGTCGGCGCGGGCTTTGGCGTCGCGGCTGCGCTGGCGCTGGTGCTGGCCTTTGGAGACTTCCCCGGCATGCTGGTGCCGGTGATCTTCGGGGCGATGGGCTTCGCGTCCGGCATCGCGGGGCCTTCGCGCGATCTGCTGGTCAAGCGCTCGACGCCGCCCAATGCGACGGGGCGCGTCTATGGCGTGGTCTACGCCGGACTCGACATCGGCCAGGCTCTGGCGCCGCTGGTGTTCGGCCGCTTGATGGACAACGGCCAGTACATGAGCGTGATCGTCGGGCTGGCAGTGGTGCAGGGTGTGTTGATAGCGAGCGCGTTCAATGTGACGCGCGTGCGGCGCACGTCACTGGTCTCCGCGACTGCTTGA
- a CDS encoding 6,7-dimethyl-8-ribityllumazine synthase, translated as MSQINDLPLSVTAATDAPRGNRIAFVEAQWHADIVHQARDAFLAEMERLGVPADTIDVFDVPGAFEIPLHAKRLANSGKYAAIVGCALVVDGGIYRHEFVATTVVNSLMALQLETGVPILSAVLTPHHFHEHAEHRKYFHRHFAIKGTEAAEACVKTIEGLRKVDALCAS; from the coding sequence ATGAGTCAGATCAACGACCTTCCCCTTTCCGTCACGGCCGCCACCGATGCGCCACGCGGTAACCGTATCGCCTTCGTCGAAGCGCAATGGCATGCCGACATCGTGCATCAGGCACGCGACGCTTTTCTCGCCGAGATGGAGCGCCTGGGCGTGCCTGCCGACACCATCGATGTGTTCGACGTTCCAGGCGCTTTCGAGATTCCGCTGCACGCCAAGCGGCTGGCCAACTCGGGCAAGTACGCCGCCATCGTCGGCTGCGCGCTGGTGGTCGACGGCGGCATCTACCGTCACGAGTTCGTCGCGACCACCGTGGTCAACAGCCTGATGGCGTTGCAGCTCGAAACCGGCGTGCCGATCTTGTCTGCCGTGCTCACACCGCATCACTTCCACGAGCATGCGGAACACCGCAAGTACTTCCACCGCCACTTCGCGATCAAGGGCACTGAGGCTGCCGAAGCCTGCGTGAAGACGATCGAAGGGTTGCGAAAAGTCGACGCGCTCTGCGCGAGCTAG
- a CDS encoding DUF2501 domain-containing protein translates to MKTRTALASLLLASIGASVGASAGASNLLDSLKSQAGNYAMPAMGSNTVGNAAGVLQYCVKNNYLGGDAASIKDKLLAKVTGQPQQQTGFANGAKGLLQGDGKSIDLKSVSGKVKTKACDYVLKNAKSLI, encoded by the coding sequence ATGAAAACACGCACCGCTCTCGCTTCACTTCTTCTGGCGTCCATCGGCGCATCGGTCGGCGCATCCGCTGGCGCTTCGAACCTGCTCGACTCGCTCAAGTCACAGGCCGGAAACTACGCGATGCCGGCGATGGGCAGCAACACGGTCGGCAATGCGGCCGGCGTGCTGCAGTACTGCGTCAAGAACAACTACCTCGGCGGCGATGCAGCGTCGATCAAGGACAAGTTGCTCGCCAAGGTCACGGGTCAACCCCAGCAACAGACCGGCTTTGCCAACGGTGCCAAAGGGTTGTTGCAGGGCGACGGCAAGTCGATCGACTTGAAGTCGGTGTCTGGCAAAGTAAAAACGAAGGCCTGCGACTACGTGCTTAAAAACGCGAAGTCGTTGATCTAG
- a CDS encoding AraC family transcriptional regulator → MPATASIPAALPASPPSSTVVQPSLAPSISVGPLTPHLYAPDAVRPLRAKEHFLKADTLVELHAHPWPQLTFSTRGVIRLSTEDGSYIVPPSRALWVPADMQHSITLIEDAELRTIYLHAWLAPSWEKCEVLEISPLLRALMLALDTTPDGLPPVDAEAAPRERMIAPLLISELERATQIQIDVPLPNDKRLRQLCETLLRNPADRATLAERAAAIGASERTVARLFRVQLDTSWQQWRQQAVMAHALPLLARGMAVSRVAAASGYATDSAFCAMFKAATGQSPTAFQHKKRQ, encoded by the coding sequence ATGCCAGCCACTGCTTCTATACCTGCCGCTCTTCCAGCATCGCCGCCATCATCGACCGTCGTGCAACCGTCGCTGGCACCGTCGATCAGCGTGGGCCCGCTCACGCCGCATCTCTATGCGCCTGATGCCGTGCGGCCGCTGCGCGCCAAAGAGCATTTCCTCAAGGCCGACACGCTGGTCGAGCTCCATGCGCATCCGTGGCCCCAGCTGACCTTCTCGACCCGCGGCGTGATCCGGCTCAGCACCGAAGACGGCAGCTACATCGTTCCGCCGTCGCGCGCGCTCTGGGTGCCGGCTGATATGCAGCACAGCATCACGCTCATCGAAGATGCTGAGCTGCGCACCATCTACCTGCATGCTTGGCTCGCACCTAGCTGGGAGAAATGCGAGGTGCTGGAGATCAGCCCGCTGCTGCGCGCATTGATGCTGGCGCTCGACACCACGCCCGATGGCTTGCCGCCGGTCGATGCCGAAGCCGCGCCGCGTGAACGCATGATCGCGCCGTTGCTCATCAGCGAACTGGAACGCGCGACGCAGATTCAGATCGATGTACCGCTGCCCAACGACAAGCGACTGCGGCAGCTCTGCGAGACGTTGCTGCGCAACCCGGCCGATCGCGCAACGCTGGCGGAACGGGCCGCCGCCATCGGCGCCAGCGAGCGCACCGTGGCGCGACTGTTCAGGGTTCAGCTCGACACCAGCTGGCAGCAATGGCGACAGCAAGCCGTGATGGCGCATGCCCTTCCTTTGCTGGCGCGCGGTATGGCGGTGAGTCGTGTCGCAGCGGCCAGCGGCTACGCCACGGACAGCGCGTTCTGCGCCATGTTCAAGGCCGCGACCGGGCAATCACCGACCGCGTTCCAGCACAAGAAACGACAGTAA
- a CDS encoding DNA glycosylase AlkZ-like family protein — MSDPTLDELRRYAVARTLFKPTTLPRAIQRLGFVQADPIRAPARAQDLTLRHRVKDYRAGDLEARYPRLAIEEDSLVNYGFLPREHLALMHPREPKLAWDAETRRKAADVLAFVRERGQVHPRDVDAHFSHGRMTNYWGGSSNASTHLLDGMHYRGMLRVARRDSGTRVYEAVDHAPPIDDSPTGRALRAAALLELIVRKYAPLPAASLTYLVRLLNYGAPHLSTHTQAALSEAREVLASNRIDGTIWYWPVNENPASKRHAPDDAVRLLAPFDPVVWDRRRFELLWGWTYKFEAYMPAPKRQFGHYALPLLWHDRVIGWANVTATAGRLKPSFGYIDKKPNGAAFRAALDDEFQRMTAFMAPR; from the coding sequence ATGTCAGACCCGACCCTCGATGAGCTGCGCCGCTACGCCGTAGCCCGCACCCTCTTCAAACCGACGACATTGCCGCGTGCGATCCAGCGTCTCGGGTTCGTGCAAGCCGACCCGATTCGCGCACCCGCAAGAGCGCAAGACCTCACGTTGCGTCATCGCGTGAAGGACTACCGCGCCGGTGACCTCGAAGCGCGTTACCCAAGACTTGCGATCGAAGAAGACAGCCTCGTCAACTACGGCTTTCTGCCGCGCGAACATTTGGCGTTGATGCACCCGCGTGAGCCCAAGTTGGCTTGGGATGCGGAGACTCGGCGCAAGGCTGCGGACGTGCTGGCCTTCGTGCGCGAGCGCGGGCAAGTGCATCCGCGTGATGTCGATGCGCACTTCTCGCACGGCCGCATGACCAACTATTGGGGTGGATCGAGCAACGCGAGCACACACCTGCTCGACGGCATGCACTACCGCGGCATGTTGCGCGTAGCTCGGCGCGACAGCGGCACGCGCGTCTACGAAGCGGTCGACCATGCACCACCGATCGATGACAGCCCGACCGGTCGCGCATTGCGTGCTGCGGCGCTGCTCGAACTCATCGTGCGCAAGTACGCCCCGCTGCCAGCCGCGAGCCTCACCTACCTCGTGCGCTTGCTCAATTACGGTGCGCCACATCTGAGCACGCACACCCAGGCCGCGCTGAGTGAAGCACGCGAGGTGCTCGCCAGCAACCGCATCGACGGCACGATCTGGTACTGGCCGGTCAACGAGAACCCAGCTTCCAAGCGTCACGCGCCTGACGATGCGGTTCGGCTGCTGGCGCCGTTCGATCCGGTGGTGTGGGACCGTCGCCGCTTCGAGTTGCTCTGGGGCTGGACGTACAAGTTCGAGGCTTACATGCCAGCGCCGAAGCGGCAGTTCGGCCACTACGCATTGCCATTGCTGTGGCACGACCGGGTGATCGGCTGGGCGAACGTGACAGCCACGGCAGGACGGTTGAAGCCGAGCTTCGGCTATATCGACAAGAAGCCGAACGGCGCTGCGTTTCGTGCGGCCCTCGACGACGAGTTTCAACGCATGACGGCCTTCATGGCGCCGCGCTGA